A region of Pseudorasbora parva isolate DD20220531a chromosome 14, ASM2467924v1, whole genome shotgun sequence DNA encodes the following proteins:
- the hnrnpm gene encoding heterogeneous nuclear ribonucleoprotein M isoform X2 encodes MKKAVEKVNKHVMNGRPLKVKEDPDGVIAQREANRGHGGGGGGGPPGMGGGMGGGMGGGMGMGPGPGAPPLVNIPPSLMNNPNIPNEIIHGLQSGKIGSTIFVANLDYKVGWKKLKEVFGMAGVVVRSDILEDKDGKSRGMGTVTFEMPIEAVQAVSMFNGQLLFNRVMHVKLDEKSLPKGDFAPPDRPPALPRGLSGVGLGLGPGGQPIDATQLNRGGMGNMGPGGMDNFGGGMNNMDRFGPSGMGRMNDMDRGIGGGFDREFAGRNDMGMSRSNFGDSFDRGMGNTMGMDRMNSGMDRLGGGGGGGGGGGGGGGMDRMGGLDRMGMDRMDRMSDLDRLGTGFDRMGSGLDRLGPSMDRLGSGLDRMSSSVDRMGPGGFDRLGPSSMDRMSGGMDFASPMGMDRMNTGLDRMGSNFDRMGSSGMDRFPSSGLDRMGTSMDRMGSGGIGGQFDRPADMDRGNFGTPFSGSGQGGPGIGGANARKGCQIFVRNLPFDFTWKMLKDTFNACGIVQYADIKMENGKSKGCGVVRFDSPDTAERACRTMNGYRLNGREIDVRIDRNA; translated from the exons ATGAAAAAAGCTGTAGAGAAAGTCAACAAACATGTCATGAATGGTCGTCCTCTCAAGGTCAAGGAG GATCCAGATGGAGTGATTGCCCAGCGTGAAGCTAATCGGGGTCACGGGGGTGGTGGCGGTGGCGGACCTCCAGGCATGGGAG GAGGCATGGGAGGGGGCATGGGTGGAGGCATGGGAATGGGCCCTGGACCTGGCGCTCCTCCGCTGGTCAACATCCCTCCCAGTCTCATGAACAACCCCAACATTCCCAATGAGATCATCCATGGACTCCAGTCGGGAAAAATCGGAAGCACCATTTTTGTGGCCAAT CTGGACTACAAAGTCGGCTGGAAGAAGCTCAAAGAGGTGTTCGGAATGGCTGGAGTGGTTGTACGTTCTGATATCCTGGAGGATAAGGATGGGAAAAGCAGAGGCATGGGAACAGTCACATTTGAGATGCCCATTGAGGCTGTTCAAGCAGTCT CCATGTTCAATGGACAGCTCCTCTTCAACCGGGTCATGCACGTCAAACTG GATGAGAAATCCCTTCCCAAAGGTGACTTTGCACCCCCAGATCGTCCTCCAGCACTTCCTC GTGGTCTGAGCGGTGTCGGTCTCGGTTTGGGACCTGGCGGTCAACCCATTGATGCTACCCAGCTCAACCGGGGTGGAATGGGCAATATGGGACCAGGAG gTATGGATAATTTTGGAGGAGGCATGAACAACATGGATCGTTTTGGACCCTCTGGAATGGGAAGAATGAATG aTATGGATCGTGGAATTGGCGGTGGTTTTGATAGAGAATTTGCTGGCCGTAATGACATGGGAATGTCCCGTAGCAACTTTGGAGACTCTTTTGACCGAGGAATGG GAAACACCATGGGAATGGATCGCATGAATTCTGGCATGGACCGgcttggtggtggtggtggtggcgGCGGCGGCGGCGGTGGTGGCGGCGGCATGGACCGCATGGGAGGACTAGACCGAATGGGAATGGATCGCATGGACCGCATGTCTGATCTGGACCGGTTGGGAACTGGCTTTGACAGAATGGGTTCAGGGCTTGACCGGCTAGGGCCCAGTATGGATCGGCTGGGGTCAGGCCTTGACCGCATGAGCTCCAGTGTGGACCGCATGGGCCCTGGTGGGTTTGACCGCTTGGGGCCGTCCAGCATGGATCGTATGAGTGGCGGAATGGACTTTGCCTCTCCTATGGGCATGGACAGGATGAACACAGGCCTTGACCGAATGGGTTCAAACTTCGACCGCATGGGCTCCAGTGGCATGGACCGCTTCCCCTCTTCAGGTCTTGACCGCATGGGTACCAGCATGGATCGTATGGGCTCTGGTGGCATTGGTGGTCAGTTTGATAGACCTGCTGATATGGACCGTGGCAACTTCGGCACTCCTTTCAGTGGGTCTGGACAAGGAGGGCCAGGGATTGGTGGAGCCAATGCCAGGAAGGGTTGCCAGATTTTTGTCAGAAAT ctGCCATTTGACTTCACCTGGAAGATGCTGAAGGACACTTTCAATGCATGTG GCATTGTGCAGTATGCGGACATAAAGATGGAGAATGGCAAATCCAAGGGCTGTGGTGTGGTGCGCTTTGACAGTCCTGATACTGCCGAGCGAGCCTGTCGTACCATGAACGGCTACCGGCTCAATGGACGAGAGATTGACGTCAggattgacagaaatgcataA
- the hnrnpm gene encoding heterogeneous nuclear ribonucleoprotein M isoform X1, whose translation MKKAVEKVNKHVMNGRPLKVKEDPDGVIAQREANRGHGGGGGGGPPGMGGGMGGGMGGGMGMGPGPGAPPLVNIPPSLMNNPNIPNEIIHGLQSGKIGSTIFVANLDYKVGWKKLKEVFGMAGVVVRSDILEDKDGKSRGMGTVTFEMPIEAVQAVSMFNGQLLFNRVMHVKLDEKSLPKGDFAPPDRPPALPRGLSGVGLGLGPGGQPIDATQLNRGGMGNMGPGGMDGMGFGGMGRVGGMDNFGGGMNNMDRFGPSGMGRMNDMDRGIGGGFDREFAGRNDMGMSRSNFGDSFDRGMGNTMGMDRMNSGMDRLGGGGGGGGGGGGGGGMDRMGGLDRMGMDRMDRMSDLDRLGTGFDRMGSGLDRLGPSMDRLGSGLDRMSSSVDRMGPGGFDRLGPSSMDRMSGGMDFASPMGMDRMNTGLDRMGSNFDRMGSSGMDRFPSSGLDRMGTSMDRMGSGGIGGQFDRPADMDRGNFGTPFSGSGQGGPGIGGANARKGCQIFVRNLPFDFTWKMLKDTFNACGIVQYADIKMENGKSKGCGVVRFDSPDTAERACRTMNGYRLNGREIDVRIDRNA comes from the exons ATGAAAAAAGCTGTAGAGAAAGTCAACAAACATGTCATGAATGGTCGTCCTCTCAAGGTCAAGGAG GATCCAGATGGAGTGATTGCCCAGCGTGAAGCTAATCGGGGTCACGGGGGTGGTGGCGGTGGCGGACCTCCAGGCATGGGAG GAGGCATGGGAGGGGGCATGGGTGGAGGCATGGGAATGGGCCCTGGACCTGGCGCTCCTCCGCTGGTCAACATCCCTCCCAGTCTCATGAACAACCCCAACATTCCCAATGAGATCATCCATGGACTCCAGTCGGGAAAAATCGGAAGCACCATTTTTGTGGCCAAT CTGGACTACAAAGTCGGCTGGAAGAAGCTCAAAGAGGTGTTCGGAATGGCTGGAGTGGTTGTACGTTCTGATATCCTGGAGGATAAGGATGGGAAAAGCAGAGGCATGGGAACAGTCACATTTGAGATGCCCATTGAGGCTGTTCAAGCAGTCT CCATGTTCAATGGACAGCTCCTCTTCAACCGGGTCATGCACGTCAAACTG GATGAGAAATCCCTTCCCAAAGGTGACTTTGCACCCCCAGATCGTCCTCCAGCACTTCCTC GTGGTCTGAGCGGTGTCGGTCTCGGTTTGGGACCTGGCGGTCAACCCATTGATGCTACCCAGCTCAACCGGGGTGGAATGGGCAATATGGGACCAGGAG GAATGGATGGAATGGGCTTTGGTGGCATGGGTAGAGTGGGAG gTATGGATAATTTTGGAGGAGGCATGAACAACATGGATCGTTTTGGACCCTCTGGAATGGGAAGAATGAATG aTATGGATCGTGGAATTGGCGGTGGTTTTGATAGAGAATTTGCTGGCCGTAATGACATGGGAATGTCCCGTAGCAACTTTGGAGACTCTTTTGACCGAGGAATGG GAAACACCATGGGAATGGATCGCATGAATTCTGGCATGGACCGgcttggtggtggtggtggtggcgGCGGCGGCGGCGGTGGTGGCGGCGGCATGGACCGCATGGGAGGACTAGACCGAATGGGAATGGATCGCATGGACCGCATGTCTGATCTGGACCGGTTGGGAACTGGCTTTGACAGAATGGGTTCAGGGCTTGACCGGCTAGGGCCCAGTATGGATCGGCTGGGGTCAGGCCTTGACCGCATGAGCTCCAGTGTGGACCGCATGGGCCCTGGTGGGTTTGACCGCTTGGGGCCGTCCAGCATGGATCGTATGAGTGGCGGAATGGACTTTGCCTCTCCTATGGGCATGGACAGGATGAACACAGGCCTTGACCGAATGGGTTCAAACTTCGACCGCATGGGCTCCAGTGGCATGGACCGCTTCCCCTCTTCAGGTCTTGACCGCATGGGTACCAGCATGGATCGTATGGGCTCTGGTGGCATTGGTGGTCAGTTTGATAGACCTGCTGATATGGACCGTGGCAACTTCGGCACTCCTTTCAGTGGGTCTGGACAAGGAGGGCCAGGGATTGGTGGAGCCAATGCCAGGAAGGGTTGCCAGATTTTTGTCAGAAAT ctGCCATTTGACTTCACCTGGAAGATGCTGAAGGACACTTTCAATGCATGTG GCATTGTGCAGTATGCGGACATAAAGATGGAGAATGGCAAATCCAAGGGCTGTGGTGTGGTGCGCTTTGACAGTCCTGATACTGCCGAGCGAGCCTGTCGTACCATGAACGGCTACCGGCTCAATGGACGAGAGATTGACGTCAggattgacagaaatgcataA